Proteins encoded within one genomic window of Hahella chejuensis KCTC 2396:
- a CDS encoding serine acetyltransferase, with translation MQLSLAPEHLAHYVCKQLDHFFPDGRSVETAVSQSLPEALKRLEFCFSHIRLKYYVENDEAVFNHLHGDHYATFLYFLANQAYRDSQATLAEKAFLLNKALHGIDAFYGVELPRIFLLVHPLGTVLGSASYSDYLTVYQGVTIGSTYRGDYPTIGEGAVFCAGAKLIGNCRVGANVTFAAEAFVQGIDTPDNSLVVGKFPDCRISPNKLDNRRVKFG, from the coding sequence GCCCCTGAGCATCTGGCTCATTATGTCTGTAAGCAGCTGGATCATTTTTTCCCGGACGGCCGCAGCGTAGAAACCGCGGTGTCTCAATCTCTACCTGAAGCGCTAAAACGACTGGAGTTCTGTTTCTCCCATATTCGTCTGAAATACTACGTCGAAAATGACGAGGCCGTGTTTAACCATCTTCATGGCGACCATTACGCTACCTTCTTGTATTTTCTCGCTAATCAGGCCTACCGTGACAGTCAGGCGACGCTTGCGGAAAAGGCGTTTCTTCTTAATAAAGCTTTGCACGGGATAGACGCCTTCTATGGCGTGGAGCTGCCGCGTATCTTCCTGCTGGTGCACCCGCTTGGAACGGTGCTGGGCTCAGCCTCTTACAGCGATTATCTGACGGTGTACCAGGGCGTGACCATTGGCTCTACCTATCGCGGCGACTATCCAACGATTGGCGAGGGCGCCGTGTTTTGTGCCGGCGCCAAGCTGATCGGTAACTGTCGCGTTGGCGCTAACGTCACTTTTGCCGCCGAGGCGTTCGTGCAAGGTATCGATACGCCGGATAACAGCCTGGTCGTGGGAAAGTTTCCTGACTGCCGGATATCGCCCAATAAACTGGATAATCGACGGGTCAAGTTTGGCTGA